The proteins below come from a single Cylindrospermopsis raciborskii Cr2010 genomic window:
- a CDS encoding isoprenyl transferase, whose amino-acid sequence MTIQQTELLYLPPDLKPELLPKHVAVIMDGNGRWAKGQGLPRIMGHKQGVDALKNLLRCCKDWGIQALTAYAFSTENWNRPHEEVEFLMTLFQGVLRQELREMVEENVEIQFVGNLQALPVALQREISHSMAQTRGNQSIKFTVATNYGGRQEIVQACQAIAQKVKEGLLNPEEISEELFAGHLYTAGIADPDLLIRTSGEMRLSNFLLWQMAYAEIYITDTLWPDFDRNQFHQALRAYQQRERRFGGV is encoded by the coding sequence ATGACAATACAACAAACTGAACTTCTATATTTACCTCCCGATTTAAAACCAGAATTATTGCCTAAACATGTGGCCGTAATTATGGATGGCAATGGTCGATGGGCTAAAGGCCAGGGCCTTCCTCGAATTATGGGTCACAAGCAGGGTGTGGACGCTCTTAAAAACTTGCTACGCTGTTGCAAGGATTGGGGTATTCAAGCTCTAACTGCTTATGCTTTTTCCACGGAAAACTGGAATAGACCACATGAAGAGGTGGAATTTTTAATGACTCTTTTCCAAGGGGTGCTACGTCAGGAACTACGGGAAATGGTTGAAGAAAATGTGGAAATTCAGTTTGTTGGCAATTTACAAGCCTTACCTGTAGCACTACAGCGGGAAATCTCCCACTCTATGGCACAAACTCGTGGTAATCAAAGTATTAAGTTTACTGTGGCTACCAATTATGGTGGTAGACAAGAAATTGTACAAGCTTGTCAAGCTATTGCTCAAAAAGTTAAAGAGGGCCTATTAAACCCAGAGGAAATTTCTGAGGAGTTATTTGCTGGTCACTTGTACACAGCAGGAATTGCAGACCCAGATTTACTCATCCGCACCAGTGGAGAAATGCGTTTATCTAATTTCTTGCTTTGGCAAATGGCTTATGCAGAAATTTATATCACTGATACTTTATGGCCAGATTTTGACAGGAACCAATTCCATCAAGCTCTACGTGCTTATCAACAAAGAGAACGACGGTTCGGTGGAGTATAA
- the cdaA gene encoding diadenylate cyclase CdaA yields the protein MRNWWKQWLTTNLEWSQSLLIGTLDILLVVGLTYMILVIISERRTLWMVRGFIFLMLASAISGALNLILLNFVLEKLVIGCAVAMAVSLQLEFRRFLEQLGRGEFRQLFQPHRLTVTKSDSVIDEIVDSIKELSKNRIGALLILETTEPIDERDFSVPGVKLNAQVSKELLQTIFQPKTLLHDGATLIRGSRIVSSGIILPLSGRTASRQLGTRHRAAMGITERVENCICVVVSEETGSISLAERGTLYRPLTIRKLKESLEARFSTTVDREVVAPGVFGLVSQIASQIFRFVFRLFRLPLSFAKKIRLKNDNTTN from the coding sequence ATGAGAAATTGGTGGAAGCAATGGCTGACGACAAACTTAGAATGGTCACAGTCCTTGCTGATTGGGACTCTGGATATTCTCTTGGTGGTCGGTTTGACATATATGATTCTGGTAATTATTAGTGAACGTCGAACACTATGGATGGTAAGGGGGTTTATTTTTCTAATGTTGGCTTCAGCAATAAGTGGAGCTTTAAACCTCATTTTACTCAATTTTGTTTTAGAGAAGCTAGTTATTGGTTGTGCAGTGGCCATGGCCGTATCATTACAGTTGGAATTTCGCCGGTTTCTAGAACAACTAGGAAGAGGGGAGTTTCGCCAGTTATTTCAACCTCACCGATTAACAGTAACTAAATCTGACAGCGTAATTGATGAAATTGTTGATTCTATCAAAGAACTTTCTAAAAATCGTATTGGTGCTTTATTAATTTTGGAGACTACTGAACCTATCGATGAGCGGGACTTCTCAGTACCAGGAGTAAAGTTAAATGCACAAGTGTCTAAGGAACTTCTACAGACGATTTTTCAGCCCAAAACCCTATTACACGATGGAGCAACTTTAATTCGGGGTTCACGGATTGTTTCATCAGGTATAATTTTACCACTCTCAGGACGTACGGCCTCCCGTCAGTTGGGAACAAGACACCGAGCAGCTATGGGAATCACTGAGCGAGTGGAAAATTGTATTTGTGTTGTGGTATCAGAAGAAACTGGTTCTATTTCCCTAGCGGAACGGGGAACTTTATATAGACCACTGACAATTAGGAAGCTAAAGGAGTCTCTGGAGGCTCGTTTTTCGACCACTGTGGATCGGGAAGTCGTTGCACCTGGTGTTTTCGGTTTAGTTAGTCAAATTGCTAGTCAAATTTTTAGATTTGTTTTCCGTTTATTTAGATTACCATTATCTTTTGCCAAAAAAATCAGACTGAAAAATGACAATACAACAAACTGA